The Streptomyces seoulensis genome contains a region encoding:
- a CDS encoding ABC transporter permease, translated as MLRFLVRRTLGAVVILFLLSIVTFVLFFGVPRDPALLMCGKTCNAEAIENIHHVLGLDKSIPEQYMIFLHNLAMGSDSFAQGPCPAPCFGYSYHTNEQVWGTLIDRLPTTVSLTIGSAVFFLGIGIGAGLLAAWRRGTMIDKLATAGAMVISGMQIYFLGPLALALLVYQTHWFEKPDYHDFTANPIDWFAGLVIPWVILSTIFAAQYTRMARSSMIEQLQEDHVRTARAKGMSRRYVFFRYAWRGSLIPIVTIFGIDLGSLLGGAIITEWTFGLPGLGQLSVQSVYFSDLPLLLGVMLFAAAMILLFNIVVDAAYAFIDPRVRLS; from the coding sequence ATGCTGCGCTTCCTCGTCCGCCGGACCCTCGGTGCCGTCGTCATCCTCTTCCTGCTGAGCATCGTCACGTTCGTCCTGTTCTTCGGGGTGCCCCGCGACCCGGCGCTGCTGATGTGCGGCAAGACCTGCAACGCGGAGGCCATCGAGAACATCCACCATGTGCTCGGCCTCGACAAGTCCATCCCCGAGCAGTACATGATCTTCCTGCACAACCTCGCCATGGGCAGCGACAGCTTCGCCCAAGGGCCGTGCCCGGCACCCTGCTTCGGCTACTCGTACCACACCAACGAGCAGGTCTGGGGCACGCTGATCGACCGGCTGCCCACCACCGTGTCGCTGACCATCGGCAGTGCGGTGTTCTTCCTCGGCATCGGTATCGGCGCCGGCCTGCTGGCCGCCTGGCGGCGCGGCACCATGATCGACAAGCTGGCCACGGCCGGCGCGATGGTCATCAGCGGGATGCAGATCTACTTCCTCGGCCCGCTGGCCCTGGCGCTCCTCGTCTACCAGACCCACTGGTTCGAGAAGCCCGACTACCACGACTTCACCGCGAACCCGATCGACTGGTTCGCAGGACTGGTCATCCCCTGGGTGATCCTCTCCACCATCTTCGCGGCGCAGTACACCCGTATGGCGCGCTCCTCGATGATCGAGCAGTTGCAGGAGGACCACGTCCGCACCGCCCGCGCCAAGGGCATGTCCCGGCGGTACGTCTTCTTCCGGTACGCCTGGCGCGGCTCGCTGATCCCGATCGTCACCATCTTCGGCATCGACCTGGGCTCCCTGCTCGGCGGCGCCATCATCACCGAGTGGACCTTCGGTCTGCCGGGGCTCGGCCAACTGTCCGTGCAGTCCGTCTACTTCAGCGATCTTCCGCTGCTGCTCGGCGTGATGCTGTTCGCCGCCGCGATGATCCTGCTCTTCAACATCGTCGTCGACGCCGCGTACGCCTTCATCGACCCGCGCGTGCGGCTGTCCTAG
- a CDS encoding ABC transporter substrate-binding protein, with protein MSRGGRQAYGALSVLAAGALVLTGCSKGGSDKGGDDDKKQQQNAQRQQALIEFGDAKASTGPAAEVPGAKPGGTLEVLQRDSYAHLDPAQIYVADEGSLATLLHRGLTGYKATSDDGSKHEVVGDLATDSGTTTDGGKTWKYTLKDGIKFQDGTPITSKDIRHTVERLFAPFINQGPTFLQQWLADAPGATYRKLLKDGPYKGKHLPDSVLETPDDKTIVFHFKTPHADLPYALAMAGYGVVSQKGDTKERYDKAPVVAGPYKVESFKSGKSMVLVKNTNWDPKTDPIRHQYIDRLNFRFNQQYEASTKALLADGGADQTGISFNNQVDAGNLSSVLKDSKLKSRTVSGYQSFVGQMNINMSHKPMQDKTVREAIAYALPVTPFVRAYGGTDAMEVAGGLISPTVSGYDATFDPWGKKKKPAGDAAKAKELLKKAGKLNMKLTFGYINTPEGQQYSTAMAAGLKKAGFDVQRQEIPAETFYDQVSKLDNNYDIFHTAWGADWPSASTVIPPLYDGRVIAEGAQNYSQINDPKINSEIDRIGKITDPAKAASEWEKLDQYIVKDVVNVVPTAYYKQTQIAGSKVGGLVYDDVLSGIDPRRLFIK; from the coding sequence ATGAGTAGGGGCGGACGCCAGGCATACGGCGCACTTTCCGTGCTCGCGGCCGGAGCGCTTGTGCTCACCGGTTGCAGCAAGGGCGGCAGCGACAAGGGCGGCGACGACGACAAGAAGCAGCAGCAGAACGCCCAGCGCCAGCAGGCGCTGATCGAGTTCGGTGACGCGAAGGCGTCCACCGGACCGGCCGCCGAGGTGCCCGGCGCCAAGCCCGGCGGCACCCTGGAAGTGCTCCAGCGCGACAGCTACGCGCACCTCGACCCGGCGCAGATCTACGTCGCCGACGAGGGTTCGCTGGCCACCCTGCTGCACCGCGGGCTGACCGGGTACAAGGCGACCAGCGACGACGGCAGCAAGCACGAGGTCGTCGGCGACCTCGCCACCGACTCGGGCACCACCACCGACGGCGGCAAGACCTGGAAGTACACGCTCAAGGACGGCATCAAGTTCCAGGACGGCACGCCGATCACGTCCAAGGACATCCGGCACACCGTCGAGCGCCTCTTCGCGCCCTTCATCAACCAGGGCCCGACCTTCCTCCAGCAGTGGCTGGCCGACGCGCCGGGCGCGACCTACCGCAAGCTGCTCAAGGACGGCCCGTACAAGGGCAAGCACCTGCCCGACTCGGTGCTGGAGACCCCGGACGACAAGACGATCGTCTTCCACTTCAAGACCCCGCACGCCGACCTGCCGTACGCGCTGGCCATGGCGGGCTACGGAGTCGTCTCCCAGAAGGGTGACACCAAGGAGCGCTACGACAAGGCGCCCGTGGTGGCCGGCCCGTACAAGGTCGAGTCGTTCAAGTCCGGCAAGTCGATGGTGCTGGTGAAGAACACCAACTGGGACCCGAAGACGGACCCGATCCGCCACCAGTACATCGACCGGCTCAACTTCCGCTTCAACCAGCAGTACGAGGCGTCCACCAAGGCCCTGCTCGCCGACGGCGGCGCGGACCAGACGGGCATCAGCTTCAACAACCAGGTCGACGCGGGCAACCTGTCCTCGGTGCTCAAGGACTCCAAGCTGAAGTCCCGGACGGTCTCGGGCTACCAGTCGTTCGTCGGCCAGATGAACATCAACATGAGCCACAAGCCGATGCAGGACAAGACGGTCCGCGAGGCCATCGCCTACGCCCTGCCGGTCACGCCGTTCGTCCGTGCCTACGGCGGCACCGACGCCATGGAGGTCGCGGGCGGTCTCATCTCCCCGACCGTCTCGGGCTACGACGCCACCTTCGACCCGTGGGGCAAGAAGAAGAAGCCCGCCGGTGACGCGGCCAAGGCCAAGGAGCTGCTGAAGAAGGCCGGCAAGCTCAACATGAAGCTGACCTTCGGCTACATCAACACCCCCGAGGGCCAGCAGTACTCCACCGCCATGGCGGCGGGCCTGAAGAAGGCCGGCTTCGACGTCCAGCGCCAGGAGATCCCGGCCGAGACCTTCTACGACCAGGTCTCCAAGCTGGACAACAACTACGACATCTTCCACACCGCGTGGGGTGCCGACTGGCCGTCCGCCTCGACCGTGATCCCGCCGCTGTACGACGGCCGCGTGATCGCCGAGGGCGCGCAGAACTACTCGCAGATCAACGACCCGAAGATCAACAGCGAGATCGACCGGATCGGCAAGATCACCGACCCGGCGAAGGCCGCGTCCGAGTGGGAGAAGCTCGACCAGTACATCGTGAAGGACGTCGTCAACGTCGTCCCGACCGCGTACTACAAGCAGACGCAGATCGCCGGTTCCAAGGTCGGCGGACTGGTCTACGACGACGTGCTCAGCGGCATCGACCCGCGTCGCCTCTTCATCAAGTAA
- a CDS encoding ABC transporter permease, which yields MTSPIDIEGGGTSVVVDGEPGPLTKTETVQLEGRSPGRLMWLRFRRDRTGVISACVVAFFFLIGLLSPLISKLYGKDPYTVYADERPELFDSAGVPIQPNGGISGEFWFGLEPGNGYDVFTKLIFGIRTSLMISLAVTVTVVLTGILLGVAAGYLGGRTDFFIGRVIDFLLAFPAQLFFIASMPVVVSLFVSPRDETPTYVRVLALIIVQWFLGWMSLARILRGTSLALREREFIEAARVSGASPWRIISKEILPNVVTPLLVQSTYLLPSFVTAEAGLSFLGVGIVEPTPDWGQMFSKASTELVMQNDITYMFFPGISMIIFIVAFNLLGDSVRDAFDPKSAR from the coding sequence GTGACAAGTCCTATCGACATCGAGGGCGGCGGGACTTCGGTCGTCGTCGACGGCGAACCAGGGCCGCTGACGAAGACCGAGACCGTCCAGCTCGAAGGCCGTTCTCCCGGCCGGCTGATGTGGCTGCGCTTCAGGCGTGACCGCACCGGTGTGATCTCGGCCTGTGTGGTGGCCTTCTTCTTCCTCATCGGGCTGCTCTCCCCGCTGATCTCCAAGCTGTACGGCAAGGACCCGTACACGGTGTACGCCGATGAGCGCCCCGAGCTGTTCGACAGCGCGGGCGTCCCGATCCAGCCCAACGGCGGTATCAGCGGCGAGTTCTGGTTCGGCCTCGAACCCGGCAACGGGTACGACGTCTTCACCAAGCTCATCTTCGGTATCCGCACCTCGCTGATGATCTCGCTCGCGGTCACCGTCACCGTCGTCCTCACCGGCATCCTGCTCGGGGTGGCGGCCGGATACCTGGGCGGCCGGACCGACTTCTTCATCGGCCGGGTCATCGACTTCCTGCTCGCCTTCCCGGCGCAGTTGTTCTTCATCGCCAGCATGCCGGTCGTCGTCTCGCTGTTCGTCAGCCCCCGTGACGAGACCCCCACCTACGTCCGGGTGCTGGCACTGATCATCGTCCAGTGGTTCCTGGGCTGGATGAGTCTCGCCCGCATCCTGCGCGGCACCTCGCTCGCCCTGCGCGAACGGGAGTTCATCGAGGCGGCCAGGGTCAGCGGGGCCTCGCCGTGGCGGATCATCAGCAAGGAGATCCTGCCCAACGTCGTCACCCCGCTGCTGGTGCAGTCCACCTACCTGCTGCCCTCGTTCGTCACCGCCGAGGCGGGACTGTCCTTCCTGGGCGTGGGCATCGTCGAACCGACGCCGGACTGGGGACAGATGTTCTCCAAGGCGTCCACGGAACTGGTGATGCAGAACGACATCACCTACATGTTCTTCCCCGGCATCTCGATGATCATCTTCATCGTGGCCTTCAACCTGCTCGGGGATTCGGTCAGAGACGCGTTCGACCCCAAGTCCGCTCGCTGA
- the typA gene encoding translational GTPase TypA — protein MATRHDIRNVAIVAHVDHGKTTIVDGMLKQAGAFAAHQLDSVDDRMMDSNDLEREKGITILAKNTAVKYHPKDGGDPITINIIDTPGHADFGGEVERGLSMVDAVVLLVDASEGPLPQTRFVLRKALQQRLPVILCINKTDRPDSRIDEVVNETYDLFLDLDADEEQIEFPIVYACGRDGVASLTKPENGTVPADSTSLEPFFSTILEHVPAPTYEEDAPLQAHVTNLDADNFLGRIALLRVEQGELRKGQTVAWIKRDGTVQNVRITELMMTEALTRKPAEVAGPGDICAVAGIPDIMIGETLADPENPVALPLITVDEPAISMTIGTNTSPLVGRGGTGKGADAKSAVKDRKVTARQVKDRLDRELIGNVSLRVLDTERPDAWEVQGRGELALAILVEQMRREGFELTIGKPQVVTQQIDGKTYEPVERMTIDVPEEHMGAVTQLMGVRKGRMDNMSNHGSGWVRLEFVVPSRGLIGFRTEFLTGTRGTGIAHSIHEGHEPWFGTLTTRNNGSLVADRSGAVTAFAMTNLQERGVLFTDPGTEVYEGMIVGENSRSDDMDVNITKEKKLTNMRSASADSFEAIVPPRKLSLEQSLEFCRDDECVEVTPEAVRIRKVVLDQKERGRSASRAKHS, from the coding sequence ATGGCCACGCGCCACGACATCCGTAACGTCGCCATCGTCGCCCACGTCGACCATGGCAAGACCACCATCGTCGACGGCATGCTGAAGCAGGCCGGCGCGTTCGCCGCCCACCAGCTCGACTCCGTCGACGACCGCATGATGGACTCGAACGACCTGGAGCGTGAGAAGGGCATCACGATCCTCGCCAAGAACACGGCGGTGAAGTACCACCCCAAGGACGGTGGGGACCCGATCACGATCAACATCATCGACACCCCCGGCCACGCCGACTTCGGTGGCGAGGTCGAGCGTGGTCTGTCGATGGTCGACGCGGTCGTCCTGCTGGTCGACGCCTCCGAGGGTCCGCTGCCGCAGACCCGCTTCGTGCTGCGCAAGGCGCTCCAGCAGCGGCTGCCCGTCATCCTGTGCATCAACAAGACGGACCGCCCGGACTCGCGCATCGACGAGGTCGTCAACGAGACGTACGACCTCTTCCTCGACCTGGACGCGGACGAGGAGCAGATCGAGTTCCCGATCGTCTACGCCTGCGGCCGTGACGGCGTCGCCTCGCTGACCAAGCCGGAGAACGGCACGGTCCCGGCGGACTCCACCAGCCTGGAGCCGTTCTTCTCCACGATCCTGGAGCACGTCCCGGCCCCGACGTACGAGGAGGACGCGCCGCTCCAGGCCCACGTCACCAACCTCGACGCGGACAACTTCCTCGGCCGTATCGCGCTGCTCCGCGTCGAGCAGGGCGAGCTGCGCAAGGGCCAGACGGTCGCCTGGATCAAGCGCGACGGCACGGTCCAGAACGTCCGCATCACCGAGCTGATGATGACCGAGGCGCTCACCCGCAAGCCGGCCGAGGTGGCGGGCCCCGGTGACATCTGCGCCGTCGCCGGTATCCCGGACATCATGATCGGTGAGACCCTCGCCGACCCCGAGAACCCGGTCGCGCTGCCGCTGATCACGGTCGACGAGCCCGCGATCTCCATGACCATCGGCACGAACACCTCGCCGCTGGTCGGCCGCGGTGGCACGGGCAAGGGCGCGGACGCCAAGTCCGCGGTCAAGGACCGCAAGGTCACCGCCCGCCAGGTCAAGGACCGCCTCGACCGCGAGCTGATCGGTAACGTCTCCCTCCGCGTGCTCGACACCGAGCGCCCGGACGCGTGGGAGGTCCAGGGCCGTGGTGAGCTGGCGCTCGCCATCCTGGTCGAGCAGATGCGCCGCGAGGGCTTCGAGCTGACCATCGGCAAGCCGCAGGTCGTCACCCAGCAGATCGACGGCAAGACCTACGAGCCCGTCGAGCGCATGACGATCGACGTCCCCGAGGAGCACATGGGCGCGGTCACGCAGCTCATGGGCGTCCGCAAGGGCCGGATGGACAACATGTCGAACCACGGCTCCGGCTGGGTCCGCCTGGAGTTCGTCGTCCCGTCCCGCGGCCTCATCGGCTTCCGTACGGAGTTCCTGACCGGTACGCGCGGCACGGGCATCGCCCACTCCATCCACGAGGGCCACGAGCCGTGGTTCGGCACCCTGACGACCCGTAACAACGGCTCGCTCGTCGCCGACCGCTCCGGCGCCGTCACCGCGTTCGCGATGACGAACCTCCAGGAGCGCGGCGTGCTGTTCACCGACCCGGGCACCGAGGTGTACGAGGGCATGATCGTCGGCGAGAACTCGCGCTCCGACGACATGGACGTGAACATCACCAAGGAGAAGAAGCTCACGAACATGCGGTCCGCGTCGGCCGACTCGTTCGAGGCGATCGTCCCGCCGCGCAAGCTCTCCCTGGAGCAGTCGCTGGAGTTCTGCCGCGACGACGAGTGCGTCGAGGTCACCCCGGAGGCCGTTCGCATCCGCAAGGTCGTGCTCGACCAGAAGGAGCGCGGTCGCAGCGCGAGCCGTGCCAAGCACAGCTGA
- a CDS encoding ABC transporter family substrate-binding protein, which translates to MSHDGVGSRAVLRATAFLTAGALAVPLLAGCGSDEKASRPLAGQDIAQATRDKVAQGGTVKWAVDALPETLNAYQADADAGTTRVAQATLPSMFQLDANGRPAVNPAYLESAKVIETEPRQVVLYKLNQQAVWSDGREIGAADFVAQWRALSGKDSAYWTARNAGYDRIAKIERGASDLQVRVTFSRPYADWKSLFSPLYPKDVMGTPDAFNDGARRKLRTTAGPFKVEKVDTAAKDVVLTRNPRWWGQPAKLDQITLHTVSRENRAAALADGTVDIADIDAAEAGRIRAATGGAGAGSPLVGGGKTSAKKLRSWALAHGMESKKVAHAGQKKLRKAITRYLEEQEALRSFDVRKSLEPAYTQLALNGAGGLLADERVRRAVARALDRKELAKLVLTPLGLPAEPVGSHLALSGQPAYADNSGALGGQDTKEAQALLADAGWVPGGPVKTEKKADKAAGPESAKDDEDRSEGGKDGEYIVGEDDKNHDGSDDKNERGDGGGRHLAQDGKQYSGQGGAPGAYAPKGTAAPAGAVNGPLAKDGQALNLRFVLPTGAGSETLNTVAGRISAMLEKVGIRTTVVKVPDESYFKDHIAAGDFDLALYSWPASAFPATDARPIFAKPAPAADGSVNVEQNYTRVGTDQVDQLFDQAASTLDEDESRDLIRKADTRIWAAAGSIPLYQRPQLVGVRKTLVNAGAFGFQTPVYEDMGFLKKGAKAVPSPSKS; encoded by the coding sequence ATGTCCCACGACGGCGTCGGCTCACGCGCGGTCCTGCGCGCGACCGCCTTCCTCACCGCGGGCGCCCTCGCGGTGCCCCTCCTCGCCGGGTGCGGTTCGGACGAGAAGGCCAGCCGCCCCCTGGCCGGACAGGACATCGCCCAGGCCACCCGCGACAAGGTCGCCCAGGGCGGCACCGTCAAATGGGCCGTGGACGCGCTGCCGGAGACCCTGAACGCCTACCAGGCGGATGCCGACGCGGGCACCACCCGGGTCGCCCAGGCCACCCTCCCCTCGATGTTCCAGCTCGACGCGAACGGACGCCCGGCGGTGAACCCCGCCTACCTGGAGTCCGCCAAGGTCATCGAGACCGAGCCGCGCCAGGTGGTCCTGTACAAGCTGAACCAGCAGGCCGTCTGGAGCGACGGCCGCGAGATCGGCGCCGCCGACTTCGTCGCCCAGTGGCGCGCCCTGTCCGGCAAGGACAGCGCCTACTGGACCGCCCGCAACGCCGGGTACGACCGCATCGCCAAGATCGAGCGCGGCGCCAGCGACCTCCAGGTCCGGGTCACCTTCTCCCGCCCCTACGCCGACTGGAAGTCCCTGTTCTCCCCGCTGTACCCGAAGGACGTCATGGGCACCCCGGACGCCTTCAACGACGGCGCCCGGCGCAAGCTCAGGACCACCGCGGGCCCCTTCAAGGTGGAGAAGGTCGACACCGCCGCCAAGGACGTCGTCCTCACCCGCAACCCGCGCTGGTGGGGGCAGCCCGCCAAGCTCGACCAGATCACGCTGCACACCGTCTCCCGCGAGAACCGGGCCGCCGCGCTCGCCGACGGGACCGTGGACATCGCCGACATCGACGCGGCCGAGGCCGGGCGGATCAGGGCCGCCACCGGTGGCGCCGGTGCGGGCAGCCCGCTCGTGGGCGGTGGCAAGACCTCCGCCAAGAAGCTCCGCTCCTGGGCGCTCGCCCACGGCATGGAGTCGAAGAAGGTGGCGCACGCCGGGCAGAAGAAGCTGCGCAAGGCCATCACCCGGTACCTGGAGGAGCAGGAGGCGCTGCGCTCCTTCGACGTGCGCAAGTCGCTGGAGCCCGCCTACACCCAGCTCGCCCTGAACGGTGCCGGCGGTCTGCTCGCCGACGAGCGGGTGCGCCGGGCCGTGGCCCGCGCGCTGGACCGCAAGGAGCTGGCCAAGCTCGTGCTGACCCCGCTCGGCCTGCCCGCCGAGCCGGTCGGCAGCCACCTCGCGCTGTCCGGCCAGCCGGCCTACGCCGACAACAGCGGCGCCCTCGGCGGCCAGGACACCAAGGAGGCGCAGGCCCTGCTCGCGGACGCGGGCTGGGTGCCGGGCGGCCCGGTCAAGACGGAGAAGAAGGCCGACAAGGCCGCCGGTCCCGAGAGCGCCAAGGACGACGAGGACCGCTCCGAGGGCGGCAAGGACGGCGAGTACATCGTCGGCGAGGACGACAAGAACCACGACGGGAGCGACGACAAGAACGAGCGCGGCGACGGCGGCGGCCGCCACCTCGCCCAGGACGGCAAGCAGTACTCCGGCCAGGGCGGCGCCCCCGGCGCGTACGCCCCCAAGGGCACCGCCGCCCCCGCCGGCGCGGTCAACGGTCCGCTCGCCAAGGACGGCCAGGCGCTCAACCTCCGCTTCGTGCTCCCCACCGGCGCGGGCTCGGAGACCCTGAACACCGTCGCCGGGCGTATCTCCGCGATGCTGGAGAAGGTCGGCATCCGCACCACCGTCGTCAAGGTCCCGGACGAGAGCTACTTCAAGGACCACATCGCGGCCGGCGACTTCGACCTCGCCCTGTACTCCTGGCCCGCCTCCGCCTTCCCGGCCACCGACGCGCGCCCGATCTTCGCCAAGCCCGCCCCCGCCGCCGACGGCTCGGTGAACGTCGAGCAGAACTACACCCGCGTCGGCACCGACCAGGTGGACCAGCTCTTCGACCAGGCCGCCTCGACGCTGGACGAGGACGAGTCGCGCGACCTGATCCGCAAGGCCGACACCCGGATCTGGGCGGCCGCCGGCTCCATCCCGCTCTACCAGCGCCCCCAGCTCGTCGGCGTGCGGAAGACCCTGGTCAACGCCGGAGCCTTCGGCTTCCAGACCCCCGTCTACGAGGACATGGGCTTCCTGAAGAAGGGCGCCAAGGCCGTGCCGAGCCCGTCCAAGAGCTGA
- a CDS encoding SpoIIE family protein phosphatase translates to MSEIPAKATESEDPSGGARGRAAEEAAPADMWQSSPPGSMYDYIKVASFSLSPGGLIEQWSLRAEQLFGVSADRAVGLDPIEAFVDPDLRSRGQRKMAEILDGREWTGVVPFRMPDGRDGSRGEEGMAEVYVMPTRTAEGDKAAVCIVVDVRTLRSIETDLAASQAIFGQSPFGFLLIDNDLRVRRANMRFASIFGGTPDDHRGKGVHDYLPRAEADRVSATMRRVLETGDSITDMHVTGFVPDSDERRHWSINLYRVHSGSGRPIGVAWLGTDITARREAAREAASARRNLALLNEAGARIGNSLDLETTARELLDVVVPGFCDLATVDLYQALLTGDEAPPKLADGSAELRRVAFASAVSDAPLGGSGERVELGAVHRFPFNSPCADALRTARPQRVPAEEGGLVQSTLAVPMVAHDTVVGIVQFARTKGSEPFGDRDRDLAVELAARAAVCIDNARLYRREHERALILQRSLLPPGDPEASGLDIACRYLPGNAATEVGGDWFDVIELPGHRTALVVGDVMGRGLRAAVAMGELRTAVRTLALLDLEPAEVLSALDEIARGLGTPGGVQQATRAARQPRDADLSEVYLATCVYAVYDSVTRRCTFANAGHLPPVLVEPGEPALMLDVPPGMPLGVGGEPFEEVEVELPEGALLALYTDGLVESRDHPLDEGLQAFVQALTDPSRPLEDVCDHVLNSLDTRHGEDDIALLMARVQGLPAESVGDWTLPREPRSVGRAREYARTQLLSWDLEPLVDTTELLVSELVTNALRYGEGEIRLRLLLDRTLVCEVWDAGLVQPRRRRARDTDEGGRGLQLVGLLSAAWGSRRTPRGKTVWFELPLPGADSPLTDPAEALLSLF, encoded by the coding sequence GTGAGCGAGATACCAGCGAAGGCCACGGAGTCCGAGGACCCGTCGGGCGGCGCGAGGGGCCGGGCCGCCGAGGAGGCGGCCCCCGCTGACATGTGGCAGAGCAGTCCGCCCGGCTCGATGTACGACTACATAAAGGTCGCGTCCTTCTCCCTCAGCCCCGGCGGGCTGATCGAGCAGTGGAGCCTGCGCGCCGAACAGCTCTTCGGCGTCTCCGCCGACCGGGCCGTGGGGCTCGACCCGATCGAGGCGTTCGTCGACCCCGACCTGCGCAGCCGTGGCCAGCGCAAGATGGCGGAGATCCTGGACGGGCGGGAGTGGACCGGTGTGGTCCCCTTCCGGATGCCGGACGGACGGGACGGCTCGCGGGGCGAGGAGGGCATGGCCGAGGTCTACGTCATGCCGACCCGTACCGCCGAGGGCGACAAGGCCGCCGTCTGCATCGTCGTGGACGTGCGGACCCTGCGCAGCATCGAGACCGACCTCGCCGCCTCGCAGGCGATATTCGGCCAATCTCCGTTCGGGTTCCTGCTGATCGACAACGATCTGCGGGTGCGGCGGGCCAACATGCGGTTCGCCTCGATCTTCGGCGGCACCCCGGACGACCACCGGGGCAAGGGCGTGCACGACTATCTGCCGCGCGCCGAGGCCGACCGGGTCTCGGCCACCATGCGCCGGGTGCTGGAGACCGGCGACTCCATCACGGACATGCATGTCACCGGCTTCGTACCGGACTCCGACGAGCGCAGGCACTGGTCCATCAACCTCTACCGCGTGCACAGCGGCAGCGGGCGTCCCATCGGCGTGGCCTGGCTCGGCACCGACATCACCGCCCGCCGGGAGGCCGCCCGCGAGGCCGCCTCGGCGCGGCGCAACCTCGCCCTGCTCAACGAGGCCGGCGCCCGCATAGGGAACTCCCTCGACCTGGAGACGACCGCCCGCGAACTCCTCGACGTGGTCGTCCCCGGCTTCTGCGACCTGGCCACCGTCGACCTCTACCAGGCCCTGCTGACCGGCGACGAGGCCCCGCCCAAGCTGGCCGACGGCAGCGCGGAACTGCGCCGGGTCGCCTTCGCGAGCGCCGTCTCCGACGCGCCCCTGGGCGGCTCCGGGGAGCGGGTGGAGCTGGGCGCGGTGCACCGCTTCCCCTTCAACTCGCCCTGTGCGGACGCCCTGCGCACCGCCCGGCCGCAGCGGGTGCCCGCCGAGGAGGGCGGGCTGGTGCAGTCCACGCTGGCCGTGCCGATGGTCGCGCACGACACGGTGGTGGGCATCGTGCAGTTCGCCCGCACCAAGGGCAGCGAGCCTTTCGGGGACCGCGACCGCGACCTCGCGGTGGAGCTGGCCGCGCGGGCCGCCGTCTGCATCGACAACGCCCGGCTCTACCGGCGCGAGCACGAACGCGCGTTGATACTGCAGCGGTCCCTGCTGCCGCCCGGCGACCCCGAGGCGTCCGGCCTGGACATCGCCTGCCGCTACCTGCCCGGCAACGCGGCCACCGAGGTCGGCGGTGACTGGTTCGACGTCATCGAACTGCCGGGCCACCGAACCGCCTTGGTGGTCGGCGACGTGATGGGACGCGGCCTGCGCGCGGCCGTGGCGATGGGTGAACTCCGCACAGCGGTCCGCACCCTGGCCCTGCTCGACCTCGAACCGGCCGAGGTGCTCTCCGCGTTGGACGAGATCGCACGCGGCCTCGGCACCCCCGGCGGGGTGCAGCAGGCCACCCGCGCGGCCCGCCAGCCACGCGACGCCGACCTCAGCGAGGTCTACCTCGCCACCTGTGTGTACGCGGTGTACGACTCCGTCACCCGGCGCTGCACCTTCGCCAACGCCGGGCATCTGCCGCCGGTGCTGGTGGAGCCCGGCGAGCCCGCGCTGATGCTCGACGTGCCGCCGGGGATGCCGCTGGGCGTGGGCGGCGAGCCGTTCGAGGAGGTGGAGGTGGAGCTGCCCGAGGGCGCCCTGCTCGCCCTCTACACCGACGGCCTGGTCGAGTCCCGCGACCATCCGCTGGACGAAGGGCTCCAGGCGTTCGTGCAGGCGCTGACCGACCCCTCCCGGCCGCTGGAGGACGTCTGTGATCACGTTCTGAACAGCCTCGACACCCGGCACGGCGAGGACGACATCGCCCTGCTCATGGCCCGCGTCCAGGGACTGCCCGCCGAGTCGGTCGGCGACTGGACCCTGCCGCGCGAGCCGCGCAGCGTGGGCCGGGCCCGCGAGTACGCGCGCACGCAACTGCTGAGCTGGGACCTGGAACCCCTGGTCGACACCACGGAACTCCTGGTCAGCGAGCTGGTGACCAACGCGCTGCGGTACGGCGAGGGCGAGATCAGGCTCCGGCTGCTGCTGGACCGCACCCTGGTCTGCGAGGTCTGGGACGCCGGTCTGGTCCAGCCCCGCAGGCGGCGCGCACGGGACACCGACGAGGGCGGGCGCGGGCTGCAACTGGTCGGGCTGCTCAGCGCGGCCTGGGGCTCCCGGCGTACCCCGCGCGGCAAGACGGTCTGGTTCGAGCTGCCGCTGCCCGGCGCCGACAGCCCCCTGACCGACCCGGCGGAGGCCCTGCTCAGCCTGTTCTGA
- a CDS encoding ATP-binding protein produces MGLLAWEVIGVFDTEGDCAEWTFPSEPGAVRAARVAVRGQLGGWHLESLADLTALLVSELVTNSLRHADGPIGLRLVRPDGLDGTLLVEVSDQLPDLPRERVARPEDESGRGLQLVAGSSHRWGTRPGGSGKIVWFELAVPE; encoded by the coding sequence GTGGGCTTGCTGGCCTGGGAAGTGATCGGCGTGTTCGACACCGAGGGCGACTGCGCCGAGTGGACGTTCCCTTCGGAACCCGGTGCGGTGCGCGCGGCTCGTGTCGCCGTCCGGGGACAGTTGGGCGGCTGGCACCTCGAATCCCTCGCCGATCTGACGGCGTTGCTGGTCAGCGAGCTGGTGACCAACTCCCTGCGGCACGCGGACGGCCCCATCGGCCTGCGCCTGGTGCGCCCCGACGGCCTCGACGGCACGCTGCTGGTGGAGGTCTCCGACCAGTTGCCCGACCTGCCGCGCGAGCGGGTCGCGCGTCCCGAGGACGAGAGCGGGCGCGGGCTTCAGCTCGTCGCCGGCTCCTCCCACCGCTGGGGTACCCGGCCCGGCGGCAGCGGCAAGATCGTCTGGTTCGAGCTGGCGGTCCCGGAGTGA